ACATAGGATAGCCTTCCACCTCAGTACACCAGCCATCCCTGATCCACTCCAAGAAACCAATGAATTTGAGTTTGAGTCCCATTTGCTGACATAAACCAATGAATTCTAGATCCTAAAGCAGCTCATTTGGATTTGGTGATAAAGCTTCAGGCATATTTTTGTCTCcaatattgtatttttaatagaatattcCACTCCCCCCCCTTTCTCTCAGTGGTGTTGAGAAATATGTTTTCAATGTTTTATCATCATGGAATATGCTGAATGAATGTTTAACATGTTTGCTTCAGaagatttataaatattttgtcCTTGCAAATCAATTTCTTAAGAGAAGAATTTGAATGACTTAAGAGTTTCGATCCTGTTCTTTCATATGTCATTTTAATGTACAACAAGCAATTTAGTGAGGTAGAGAGAACACCTGTTATTTCTGAGTGGATTGATTAGTGTTTCTCTTTAGAGCATAGAAATACGTATTTTTCCTATCTGTGCATGGTTTGCCATTTGAGAATTGAGTGTTCTGCATCAACATTTGTCTTTTGTTTATACCAATTCTGAATCCACCTACATATAAAAATTTGTAAAGGGTTTCCATTAGATCTCATGGTACAAGTGCTTGTCATGCTGatagtttatattttcttctccttcttgtAATGAACAAAAGAGTACATCTGATCTTTTGCTTTACAAGACGTCTTATGCGCCTAGTCTCCTAAAGCTCTCTCATTTGTTGCATTGAAAGTAGTTTGATTATTGTTCTTGTTGTAGATGTGGTGCTTAGAGTGATATGCATCTGAACAAGTAGCGCTTTAGAACATATGAGTGATTTGGAAACTAGAAGCTTTTCTTTGTGTAGTTCGAAGAAGGGTAAATTTCTATGCATGAGCTATGCTGGCTTAGAAATGGTGATATTATTGAAAGTGCTAATTATGCATTTATAAAAGTCTTCTGTCGTGCCTTCGAATTTGTAAAGAAACTTCAAAAGCCATTTTCTCCAGCAAAAGCCTGGTTTTAGTATATTTGAACATTCTTTCCTTTGAACACCCTCCTAATCCCCACGGACTTGCAGTAAGAAGCATCAAGTAGCGAAATTATCTGCAATCTTGGGAATGTATTTATTTAGTGAACCACATTGTTTTTCTGAAGCTGATTTTTTCTGTAGTGGTGACTGTATATAGTGATTGTTCTGCTCTGTAGAATATTGAGACTTACATGACCATGAGCTAATCAGCTATTGTTATTGAAATTTCTGTTTCATGTCCTTGTAATTGTGGTGTTGCAGATAGCTTTGGCTGTTTTTCTTCAACTATGGACTGCTACCTTGCTCCAAAATGATGGTTGGCTGAAGATACTAGCAACAGCCTACTTCTTTGGCTCTTTTCTCAACCACAACCTATTCTTAGCCATCCATGAACTCAGCCACAATCTTGCCTTCTCAACTCCAGTCTACAACCGTTGGCTCGGGATTTTTGCTAACCTCCCGATTGGTGTACCCATGTCTGTCACCTTTCAAAAATATCACCTTGAGCATCACCGCTTCCAAGGAGTAGATGGCATTGCTATGGACGTCCCAAGCAATACTGAAGCACATCTTGTGACAAATGCTGTTGCCAAAACTTAAAGACTAACCGTGCGGGACGGGTTCGCGTGGGGCGGGGATTGCCGGTATTGCGGGGCGGtgcgggtattttgagtggcatttacgtacttttgattttattttgtaaaaaaataaaaaattcaaaaaaatactggttttttaaataaaaaattaaattcatatttccattcaagaacattttccatggaattagccttttaaactaaaagcccCATCAactataagataaaattctaagaaacatgatttctattttctcccatcaacaaagcatagttgaataaatgtaaagaataaaaagttataatatttcactattccatgtaatcaattttcttgtcttttccagaagtaatgaaaagattatttcaaataacaatacaataaaaatgtgtacactttaacatcccatgaaattgaaccataaaaattgtatttctcacacAATGAAATGAGCTAGTGgaccccttttttatttttattttctttttttctcctttgtgcgGTGTGGGACGGAGTGGGACAGGgacccgcattttttaaaaggttaaacccGCAACttgccccgccccgcataaatttctcaaattaagaccctaacccgcaaaaaaacttgaaaacccGGTCATTTGACTGGTGaggtggggcggggcggggattgcaggttttgcacacccctacctTCACTCTCACTGCATGAAGCATAGGTCGTATTGGTTGTCGGAGCTTGGCGCGTGGTCATCACGCACCAGAGAGCTTTTTGCTCTTTGGCTCACGTGACGGCCACACTCCACCTTTTCAAGTCGTGCATGGTTGCGGTTGGGGTCTACGGCATCCGATCTGCGGCAGGGTGCTACCGGTGAAAGCGCGTGGCCTGCACACGCCGCAATCTCCGACGAAGCCAACTTTTGTTCCACTACTGGCAGCttgtttttggattattttttttttcctgtgtttGTGTTCTGTATTCCTCTTGATTCTCCGGTACAATCTGTCTGTgtattactcaaattttattgaaatttttgttggctAGATGCTAGATcagtcatttttttatttgagaatgtgcgttaatgtaagagaggcttaaatgtaattttgGTAAGATTTGGTGTTTCCGCTCCagcagctgttttttaagtcagatccttctgacttagaGTGTAGGGATCTTGTACCTCTTTCTCAAGATGTAAGCCTTCAAGCCTTTTTCAGCAATATACAGTAGCACATGAAACATGCTACatgttctaaaaataaaataaaataaaataaaaaaagaggatGCGTGTCTTATAAATTACTTTCCTTCTTAGCTAGTtgtcttgtaatttttttacatggGTTATTGTCGTACATGTGTTGTATTCTATTTGGTCACTCGCCCCatgtataattttttacaattctaacaatttgACATGTCTTCTTATATGTGAGTCATACATATtggatatttatttatttattttgtagatCACATATCCAatgtttgatttaaaaaaagttgttatagTTGTATAGAAAGTCGTAAATATTTCATATCACGTATCATATAGTTTAGGGCCGGCTGGAGCCTTAGGCGGATTAGGCGGcgcctaaggcccccaattcaaaaaatattaatagagatttatttctttaaaaaaaaggccTTAATTACCACCAATACACTATAATAAGGCcccaaattatggtaaaaatacATTAATATAATGCAGGGCCCCAATTTAACAAGGCCTCTAATTATGAAATATTAATGGAGATTTatttccaaaaccaaaacaaaaataaattgaaggccttaacTACCAacgttcaaaataaaatgagatatGGAAAGTCTTTAAATTGAAGGCTTTAATTACCAAAGTTCAAAATAGAATGAGATATGAAAAGTCTCTAAATTGAAGGCTATAATTAATTACCGattctcaaaaaattaaatccaaCATTCAAAAGATTAAGACTTAATTAAGTCCAACTGTCCaacattcaaaaaaattgaaagcctTACGCCTTAACTCCAACGTTCAAGAatcaaaatagaatgaaaaaattaaaaaaaaatgttaagaagatGGAAAGTTTTTAAGTTTCCTTTTCAAATCCTACTTTTTATGAGTTTCcattttttatcttaatttcCCAATTCAAGTTAATCttattcgaatttgaatttttctcttcttttaagTCCTTAAAACCATTCCATATCTgatatgtgaaaaaaaaaaaaaaaaaaaaaaaaaaaaaaaaaagggggagggggggagggggttaGTTACcaaaaatcaatcaatcaattgcattaattttttttattcaatattaaGAAATATTCTTACACTAATTTGTCTTTTCTTGTGTATGTTAAAAGTGTTAGATAATCGTATCATAAAGATGAAAGAGAACCGACCTTTTACAAATTAGGTTTTAtcgttctattttttttaatttattttattctagtcatagtatatataattttttattattattataaatcatgtttatttaatttataaatactTTTAGTTATGGATAAAAAAACTTGATATGTAATATTGCATCCTAAAAAGCGAgaagaatgaattttaaataaaaatataattttaaatcaaataaaatttaattttaaataaaaagccCCACTTAAACTTGCCCGGGTatagttataattttttagggataattgcaccgttggtccctgtggtataccataattatttttcactccctatggtttaaaaagttcatgggaggtcctcgtgatatgcaataattacaaatcgatccctggcgtcaaattctg
This DNA window, taken from Alnus glutinosa chromosome 5, dhAlnGlut1.1, whole genome shotgun sequence, encodes the following:
- the LOC133868911 gene encoding sphingolipid delta(4)-desaturase DES1-like: MEEAIIPISKIQPLIPGFLLKEILLSSRNRDILMHTLPLLLVIALAVFLQLWTATLLQNDGWLKILATAYFFGSFLNHNLFLAIHELSHNLAFSTPVYNRWLGIFANLPIGVPMSVTFQKYHLEHHRFQGVDGIAMDVPSNTEAHLVTNAVAKT